GCAAAATCTTTAGCACCATGTCTCTGTAAAAAATCAGGGATTTTTGCTTCTATTTGACTGGTGTTTGCACCTGGCTTTAACTTAAGGTAGCTATAGGTGAAGTTTTGAGTGGCAAAATTTTTAATCTCTAATGTTCGTTTTCCAAAGCCTCCGGAATCCATCGTCAGGATGTAATTAGGATTCAGGTGCGATTTTCCGAAATCATCCTTAAAAACTCCTGTGATCGTAAGCGTCTGCTCTGTTTCTCCACTTCCTAAAATCAAGGTTTTGTTAAGTGCATATTTGTTTCCAAAGAGTTTTTGAGCTAGTGTTTCTGACAGCACAATAGAATTAGGTTGCGTAAGAGAACCCGCTGCTTTTCCTTCGATAAAAGGATAATTGAAGACTTTAAAAAATGTAGAATCGGCTAGATACCCCCCATTTTCATAGAAGGCTTCATTGGTTTCCAGATTTTTTAAAAGACCCGAGTCTTCCGGCCCAAAATAGACCACGCGACAGGCTTCGGTCACTTCCGGAAAATCTTCCTTCATCGTAAAAGCTATAGGAGGCGAAACCCCCGCAGAAAGAGCTCCATCATCATGTTCTGCAATGGATGTATTTATACGGTAGATATTAGAAGAATCTGCAAATTGAGTATCGTAGCCAAACTGGGCGATAACGTAAATAAATATGCTTAGGCAACAAACAGTGCCCACTGTTAAACCCAAAAGATTAATTAGGGTTTGAAGCTTGTTCTTCTGTAAGCTTCTCCAGGCAATGTTCATATAATTTTTAAGCATAATTGAAGAATAGTGAGATTGATTAGATCTCGGTTAACTGTTGTTTTGATTCCGGTTTCCCGGTTGATTGATGATGAATCCCCTTAGTACTTAAACTTCGAGCTTGGCACTTTTAAATTCTGCCAGTACATTTTCGGTCACTTTTTGACCGTCTAGCATTCTAATAATGCGGTGACTGTATTTGGCATCGTGCTCGCTGTGAGTAACCATTATAATTGTGGTTCCTGCTTCGTTGAGTTCGGTAAGCAAATCCATCACTTCATTACCGTTGCTGCTATCCAGATTTCCGGTAGGCTCATCTGCCAGAATTAATTTTGGGTTGTTTACCACGGCTCTGGCGACGGCTACCCGTTGCTGCTGCCCACCTGATAATTGCTGCGGAAAGTGTTTACGACGGTGCATAATTTGCATTTTCTCAAGCACTGCATCTACACGCTCTTTGCGTTCTGCTGCCTTTACACCCGTGTAAATCAACGGAAGTTCTACGTTTTCAAAAACCGTTAATTCATCGATAAGATTAAAGCTCTGAAACACAAAACCAATGTTGTGCTTACGCAAATCTGCACGTTTGCGCTCATTAAAACCGGCAACTTCAATACCGTTGAATAAAAAACTACCGCCATCAGGATCATCTAGTAAACCCAGAATATTTAATAAGGTAGATTTACCGCAACCTGATGGCCCCATTACGGCTACAAACTCACCTTCCTGAACATGAAATGAAAGTTTATTAAGCGCAATTGTACGCACCTCTTCGGTAGCATAATATTTTTCTAAGTCTGTTATTTTTATCATTAGGATAGCATTTGAGTTAGTAGTTCTAGAATTAATGTGATCATCTTTTTAATTTTTTAAAATAAGTTCCTGTACTTCACCATAATTATCATAACTGCTGGTGATTACTTTATCTCCCGGCTCTAAGCCGCTTAATACTTCGTAGTATTCTGTGTTCTGGCTGCCCAGTGCGATGTTTACTTTATAGGCTGTATTACCATCTTCGCTTACTTTAAAAATCCAGTTTCCGCCGGTCTGCTGAAAGAATCCTCCCTTCGGAATCAATAAGGCTTGTTTTTCCTGACTTAAAGCAACGCGTATTTGCAAGGTTTGACCGCGACGAATACCTTCAGGCACTTCTGCTTCAAACTCCATATCAACCTGAAACCTTCCGTTAGTTACCTGTGTGTACACCTTTTTTATAACCAGAGTGTAGTTTGCTCCATTAAAATCGAAACTTCCGGTTTGTCCCGTATAAATTCTGGAGATGTAATGCTCATCAATATCTACACGTACTTTAAAACCGCTCAGGACATCAATTTGTCCCAGACGCTCTCCTTTATTTTTTGACTGCCCTATTTCAGCATCTAGCGAAGTTAATTGTCCATCAACAGGAGCACGCACTACCAGGTCGGCTACTTTTCTACGCATCAATTCTAATGCATTTTCGGTACGTGCATAGCTACTCGCCACCTGACCTTTCTCTTGCTTTACCGCCATAGAATCTTGTTTGAGTATCTTCTTGCTTAACCGCATACGCTCTTTTTGATAGTTGTAATCGTTTTCAGCCTTAATAAGGTCCTGTCTTGCGATTACATCTTTAGCATAAAGCTTCTTGTTTAAGTCATAAACCCGCTTTGCTTCTATAAGTCCGTTCTCAACATCTGTGTATTGATTTACTTTATTAATGGTGTTTTGACTCGCCTGATTTTGAGAAATCTGCATTTGTGTAAGCAGGTTATATACCTGCGTTTCTTGATTTACCAGGCTCAGCTCGAGGTCTGTATTAGACAAGCGTAGAATAGGATCTCCTTTTTTCATAATCGCACCATCTTCTACAAATTTTTCTTCTACACGCCCACCTTCTAATGCGTCGAGATATATAGTGGTAATAGGCATTACCACCCCGTTAACCGGTATGTTTTCCTGAAAAACACCTTGCGTTGCTGCTGCAATACTTAAGCGCTCTTTTTCTACGTTAAGTTTTGCTCCACCGGTAGAGGATATAATTACAAAAATGATGATTGCAGCGAGTAGTATACCACCGCCAATCAGTAGCATTTTTGAAGTAGTAAACCGTTTCTTTTGTAAAGGAATGTCCATAAATAATTTTATTACATCTACTTCATTATCAATATTATGCCAAAAACATAATAATCTGATTATTAATACTTTAAGTTTTTAAGTTCATCTAATAGTGTTCGTTTTTGATACACCTTCTGTACGCTGTTGATACAGTTTTAAAACCTTAGAAAATAGTCTTTTAAACTGCTTTTACGCCCACGCTAAAATTGTAATATTGTAAACATGCAATTAAAAGACGCTAAAATACTGGTCCTTGACGATGACGAAGATGTGCTTACTGCACTGCGACTGTTGTTAAAACCTAAAGTCAAACAGGTCGTGGTTGAGAAAAATCCCAATGCGTTGCAAAGCATTCTCGACACACAGGATTTTGATGTAGTTATTCTGGATATGAATTATAATGGGCTCGTGAATACCGGTAACGAAGGTATTTTCTGGCTCAATAAAATAAAGCATTGGAAACCTGCTACAGATGTAATTTTAATAACCGCATACGGTGATATTGACCTTGCCATACGTTCTCTAAAAGAAGGTGCTTCAGATTTTCTGGTAAAACCCTGGAAAAATGAAAAGTTGTTGGAGTCTGTTGCCGAAATTTTAAGCAAAAAGAAAACCGCAAAAACCACCAAAGTAAAACTTGATTCTGAAACCAAAATAGTAGGCGATAGTGAGCCTATGCAAGAGGTTTTTATAAAGCTCAAAAAAGTAGCACCTACTGATGCTAATATTTTAATACTCGGGGAAAACGGCACCGGTAAAGACCTCATCGCGCGTTCTATACATGAAAATTCGCTACGCAAAAACAAACCTTTTGTAAAAGTTGACATCGGTTCATTAACGTCTACTTTATTTGAAAGCGAACTTTTTGGCTACAAAAAAGGAGCGTTTACTGATGCCCGTGAAGATCGAAAAGGACGCTTTGAGGCAGCTGAGGGCGGCACACTATTTCTTGATGAAATA
The sequence above is a segment of the Leeuwenhoekiella sp. MAR_2009_132 genome. Coding sequences within it:
- a CDS encoding ABC transporter ATP-binding protein, translated to MIKITDLEKYYATEEVRTIALNKLSFHVQEGEFVAVMGPSGCGKSTLLNILGLLDDPDGGSFLFNGIEVAGFNERKRADLRKHNIGFVFQSFNLIDELTVFENVELPLIYTGVKAAERKERVDAVLEKMQIMHRRKHFPQQLSGGQQQRVAVARAVVNNPKLILADEPTGNLDSSNGNEVMDLLTELNEAGTTIIMVTHSEHDAKYSHRIIRMLDGQKVTENVLAEFKSAKLEV
- a CDS encoding efflux RND transporter periplasmic adaptor subunit; amino-acid sequence: MDIPLQKKRFTTSKMLLIGGGILLAAIIIFVIISSTGGAKLNVEKERLSIAAATQGVFQENIPVNGVVMPITTIYLDALEGGRVEEKFVEDGAIMKKGDPILRLSNTDLELSLVNQETQVYNLLTQMQISQNQASQNTINKVNQYTDVENGLIEAKRVYDLNKKLYAKDVIARQDLIKAENDYNYQKERMRLSKKILKQDSMAVKQEKGQVASSYARTENALELMRRKVADLVVRAPVDGQLTSLDAEIGQSKNKGERLGQIDVLSGFKVRVDIDEHYISRIYTGQTGSFDFNGANYTLVIKKVYTQVTNGRFQVDMEFEAEVPEGIRRGQTLQIRVALSQEKQALLIPKGGFFQQTGGNWIFKVSEDGNTAYKVNIALGSQNTEYYEVLSGLEPGDKVITSSYDNYGEVQELILKN
- a CDS encoding sigma-54-dependent transcriptional regulator — encoded protein: MQLKDAKILVLDDDEDVLTALRLLLKPKVKQVVVEKNPNALQSILDTQDFDVVILDMNYNGLVNTGNEGIFWLNKIKHWKPATDVILITAYGDIDLAIRSLKEGASDFLVKPWKNEKLLESVAEILSKKKTAKTTKVKLDSETKIVGDSEPMQEVFIKLKKVAPTDANILILGENGTGKDLIARSIHENSLRKNKPFVKVDIGSLTSTLFESELFGYKKGAFTDAREDRKGRFEAAEGGTLFLDEIGNISLSQQARLLTVLQNRLVTPLGSNEAIPVDIRLICATNLSLTQLADESKFRKDLIYRINTVDLTIPPLRERSSDITLLAYHFVEIYAEKYLKQPFKLAPDFLRKLKEHSFPGNVRELQYALERAVIMAEGDVLYAEDLAFSQLEKLPETELKLKTTNLDAVEKNTILKVIEKNKGNISKSAKELGITRTALYRRLNKYDL